TCAGATGCCAGCAGGCCCAGGAAAAGCTTTTCCAGTACCCACCTTGCACTGAGCTGGCTCAGCTTTCTGCCTGGATGCCTATCCtgcaggagtctgcttcccctcacCACTCGCCTCCTGGCTCCTTGCTGCAGAGTGAACAGTCCACCTGTTCCCTGTGGACTTTCAACCTTTTCCGAGGTGAACTCCCACTCTGCTCAGGGTTCGTTGGATTTGCAGGGCAGGGTGACAGGACACTTGGGAGTCTCAGTCATTTGAGACCTTGTTAAGAAGTCCTGCTCACCTCTCAAGTATTCCCTGAAGACACATACACAGAGCTCACCCACCTGCTCCTCCTGCCGCGGGGCTTGTGAGCTTGGTCCCAGCCTTCAAACAAGAAGGGGATATTCTCTCATCGCCTGTCCTTAGTGTGCCCAGCCTGGGACTGgagccaaaggaaaaagaaattaggaagagTGGGGAAGCGGCGCCCTTGTCCAATCCTGCCCCTTTCCTGCCCCCTCAGACAGGATTAGTGCCTCCTCCCCTCGAGTGGTGGGCGATGCTCGTGCCAGGGCTCTGTGTGCAGACATGAAGCGCTGCAGCTACTACGAGACATGTGCCACCTACGGGCTCAATGTGGACCGCGTCTTCCAGGAGGGTGAGTACCGTGACTCGCCGAACATGTGGGAAGCAGGGAGCGAAGGGCCTGCAATGTTCTTAGGGCATCCAGGCCTCTCTCTGGGAGTGACAGCAACCTGGCCTGCATGGGAGAGAGGCGGCATCAGGGAGGTTTGGAGAAGGTTTGCTTAGTGACCACGTGGTCTTTCTGGGCTGGATGAGCTGCCAAGACTCCAGGTGGCACGAAGATGACGGTGACAAGGAAGTTGGGGCCTATGTTATCTCCGGGGGATTTCTCAAAATTGGGCGACAAAGGGTGGTCTTGGCCATCTGTCCGTTCATGtacccttcctctcccccttccttcagTGGCCCAGAAGGTGGTGACCTTACGGAAACAGCAACAGCTTCTGGCTGCCTGTAAGTCCCTGCCCAGCTCCCCGAGCCACTCGGCTGCTTCCACTCCTGTAGCTGGGCAGGTGAGTTGGGGTTTCAGGGTCCACAGAGGGGCTGGTAGGATGCAGAGGAGGGACTGGTGATCCAAGAACAGGTACCGCGTACCAAGgcggttgggggtggggggcaaatgGAAATGGCAGTGACACCATTTGTAGAAAGCTCATTGGACTGGACATCAAGCAGGTTTGAAACGCTGTTCGGAATGTCCTCGAGCAAGACACCTAAACCTCCCAAGGTTTCAGGAAAGTTGCTTGGCCTAATACTTGCAAAATGGAAAGCATATGACAGTGAGGAGTTTTATTATGAGCGATAATGCAAACAAATGACGATGAGATCAAGGAATGTCTGGAATTCCTCATAACTAAATGTAACTATAgcttggtggggtgggggcgatCTTAACTGTTCTGCTGACTCTTTCATCCATCCCCAGGCTAGCAATGGGGGCCACACTAGCGACTAttcttcttccctcccatccTCACCCAATGTTGGTCACCGGGAGCTCCGAGCTGAGGCAGCTGCTGTGGCTGGATTGAGCACCCCGGGGTCCCTGCACCGGGCCGCAAAGCGCAGGACCAGCCTCTTCGCGGTATTGGACATGATGACTCCCCCATCCTCTGGTTCTCTGTTACCTGCCCATCTTCCCTGGTCCCTAGACCCCGCTGTTGGGCCCCTTTCCATTGCCTTCCCTGTCCTTCCATCAGTGGATCCCTCTATTCCTTCTCTAACTGATGCCAATAACTGTTCCAGAATCGTCGGGGCAGTGATTCTGAGAAGCGGAGTTTGGACAGTCGGGGAGAGACAACAGGGAGTGGGCGAGCCATCCCCATCAAACAGGTGAGTGGTCCAGGGACTGGGGGCAGGCTGGGGGTAGCTAGTCTTGACTGGCTCTTCTCCCACATGTCTCTTTCCATCCTCCAGAGCTTCTTACTGAAGCGAAGTGGCAACTCCTTGAAcaaagaatggaagaagaaatatgtGACCCTGTCCAGTAATGGCTTCCTACTCTACCACCCCAGCATTAATGTGAGTGGCAGAGCTTGGCTGGGCCACCCTGGCTGGCTTTGAACACCCTTCTGCCTCTATCAGTCTGAGCCTCCGACAAACATCAACATCGTTTCCGGGAAGCCCTAGTCCCGTTCTCTTAGGTTCAGCAAACACGTGTTAGGCACCCGCCACGTACCCATGCTGGAGAGCGGAAAGTAAAGACATCCCCCCAGGGAACTTGCAGTCTAGTGggagaggatggaggaaggaccTCCACCTGGTCTGCCATTCGGGGAATGCTTTCTGGAGGAGATAGTACTGGGCCACATCTGGGGAGCCCACCCCCTAGAAGCGCATCCCCACGCAGTCAGCCCTCAGGTTCCCTCTCCAGATCCTCTCTAGCCCATACGCTATTGGCCGCTTCTCAGCACCACCAAGGACCTCGGGCTTCCCACACTCGCAACCCCTGTGCTCCTCCAGGATTACATCCACAGTACCCACGGCAAGGAGATGGACTTGCTACGAACAACAGTCAAAGTCCCTGGCAAGAGGCCCCCGAGAGCCATCTCTGCTTTTGGCCCCTCAGCCAGTATCAATGGGTTGGTCAAGGACATGAGCACTGTGCAGATGGGTGAAGGTCCCGGTGAGTGGAGctttgacagagaggcagaaaagggaccagagctgggggatggggaggaataGTAGGGAAGTGGAGGCTGGGACTGGATAAGTGGGAAGGTGGGTGATAACGAGGGACTACACCAGGAGTGGGTCCCAAAGACCAAGGGGCTCACTGAAGCTTTATCTTCTTCCCCTTCCAACAGaggccaccacccccacccccagccccagccccagccccagttcCCTGCAGCCACCACCAGACCAGACATCCAAGCACCTGCTGAAGCCAGACCGGAATTTGGCCCGAGCCCTCAGCACCGGTCAGTGAGGACCCACCCTCCATCGACTCTCTTCCAGTTGTGAATGGGATGTGGGTGGGAAAGGAACTTGGGGTAGAAGCTTGGAGGCTGGAATTGGTGTGTGAGTGGACAAACTGAGCAtctgctgggtgccaggcaccaAGCTCAGTCATACTGTGATTATCATAATGGTTAACACGAGTGGGTTCTAGAGCTAAATCACCTGAACTTAAACCCTGGCTTGCcactgggcaagtcacttgacctctctgtgcctcagtttcctcatctgtaaagtggagataatagaTTCTACCTCAGAGGTTGCTTTGAGGCTTAAACAAACTGAGAACACTGTCTAGCACATAGTCAGCCATCAGTATTTGGAGTgtttgagtatatatatatatatatatatgtacacacaatctatatatatacaattacaaTTTATAACttactgtgtgtatatacaatatatacacaaacataatgTACAATATACTtactgtatacacacacacacacaagtaaattgtggtttttgttgttgttgttttaagattttatttatttatttgacagaaagagagatagcaagagcaggagcacaagcagggggagtgggagagggagaagcagtcttcccgccgagcagggagcccgatgtggggctcgatcccacaaccctgggatcatgacctgagccgaaggcagatgcttaacaactgagccacccaggcgcccacacacAAATAAATTGGTAATGGCAATCTTCACAGCAAACTTGTCAGGTCgagattattatccccattctagggatgaagaaactgaggctcagaagattaagtgacttgctcaaggtctcaaggccagtaagtggcagagccaggatctgagTGCAGGTCTGACTCTAAACCACTCATCTGCCCACCTTCCCAGGCATGATCAAGGGGGACCTCCTGGAGAGAAGGGGGACAAAAGCTAGTTCAGGGGAGGAGACAGGCTATGGAGAAATCAGGAAATCTGTGGAGGGGGCAACTGAGGCCGCTGTGTCCCCCTCCCTAAGACTGTACCCCATCTGGAGACCTGAGCCCCCTGAGTCGGGAACCCCCTCCTTCTCCCATGGtgaagaagcagaggaggaaaaaattgaCAACACCATCCAAGACTGAAGGCTCGGCTGGGCAGGCTGAAGGTGAGGCCCTGGTGGGCAGTTCCATCCCACCCTGGACCCTCACCCCCAACTCCAGATCCCTGGCCTAGCTCCTGCAGGAGGAGGAAAAGTGCCTGAGCTGAGTGCTTGACTATCATTATCACTGTGCACATGACCTAGTGAAAAATGGATGAAGACCCCTCAGCCCCGTCCTTCCTCCCATTCCCCAGACAATGCCTTGTACCCAGTAGTTCCCAGTCCTGCCACTCCCTTACCCAATGACTCCATTGGTCTGTAGCTCCTGCTTCCTCTCTTAATGACCCTCTAGTTTCTGTTCCTGCCCTCAACCCCATTTATCATCCCAGACCCTGCACCCAGAACCCCCTGTGGCCCCCAGTGACTCAGTACCTGACTTCAGTGTCACCCATTGAGTTCTCAGCTCCCGGAGTCTGTGACCACCCAACCCCTGTTCCCTTGATCACCAAGCTCCCCCAACAGCCCTTGACCACAGTGGTCCCCATTCCTGCCCTCAGGGacctccccaggcccctgaaGCTTCTCTGGAACCCCACAACCCCCTTGTCCCAGGCCCGTGACTCAGCTTCTGTCCCCTTTCCCTGTGTTCACTCGGATCCTGaccatcccttcccttcccagagaCCTCGCTCCTCATTGGTCATGATAACTGGTCCCCACGCCCTGCTCTCTGCTGGGTGCTCAGACCCAGGTTCCAGATCTGCCTACTCTCATGGCTCTTGGCTTCCGCTCTACTCTGCTCCGGGGCCACTGACTTTAGTTCTGCTTTCTCTCCCCATCTGTCTGTCCTGCTTTGTCTCTGGCACTCTGTCActatttctcttcatctctccatctgcctctctctttctcctttcttggtCTCTTTCTCTGTTCTGCTCTCCATTCTATCTCTATCTCCTTCGCTTCGGGAAACCAGCCAAGCGCAAAATGTGGAAACTAAAATCCTTTGgtagtttaagaaatatttataaagcaggTAACAAgcggggagctgggaggggcgCTCAGCTGGGgtgcagaggggtgggggtgcccctgccttcccctgcatgtgctcgggcttcctgctctcccCCACCTTTCGCTTCCCCAACCCTTCTGCCCCACTCCCAGGGGCTTGGGATGGAcatggagagggggaagggtttGGGCAAGGTGGCCCCTATTTGAACTCCATCCCTCATgaccccatcccatccccccactcagAGGAAAACTTCGAATTCCTGATCGTGTCCAGCACTGGTCAGACGTGGCACTTTGAGGCAGCCAGTTTTGAGGAGCGGGATGCCTGGGTCCAGGCCATCGAAAGTCAGATCCTAGCCAGTCTGCAATGCTGTGAGAGCAGCAAGGTCAAGGTAATGGGTCGGCGGGGTGAGGGTTGGGGGTGAGCAGAGGTGAGTGTCTTAAGAGTCTGGAGAAGGGAGTCAATACAAGGGAGAGTCAATACAAACCCCAACCCTCTCTGCAGCTGCGCACAGACAGCCAAAGTGAAGCGGTGGCCATCCAGGCGATCCGGAACGCCAAGGGGAACTCTACCTGCGTGGACTGCGGGGCCCCCAGTGAGCGCAAGGGTGCAGCGGAGGGGTCTGGGAGGGAGTGTGGTTCGCTGGGGTTGGGCGAACGCTGGGGTGCCCATGCTGCCTGCCCGCCGGGCGCTGACCTCTGCACTCCCTCCCCAGACCCCACGTGGGCCAGTTTGAACCTGGGCGCACTCATCTGCATCGAGTGTTCTGGCATTCACCGGAACCTGGGCACACACCTGTCCCGCGTTCGCTCGCTGGACTTGGACGACTGGCCTCGGGAGCTGACCCTGGTGCTGACGGCCATTGGCAACGACATGGCCAACCGCGTGTGGGAGAGCGACACGCGGGGCCGCACCAAACCCACGCGGGACTCTTCGCGGTACGTGTGAGGGAAGGGGGGCGCTTAGGACGTGCGGCTCCCGAGAGGTTTTCCTGAGTAAGGGGCAGAGGTCCTGGGTGAGGGTCCCTAGAGCCCTTCCTGTTCATCCCTGGTCTTGTAGGGAGGAGCGTGAA
The sequence above is drawn from the Zalophus californianus isolate mZalCal1 chromosome 9, mZalCal1.pri.v2, whole genome shotgun sequence genome and encodes:
- the AGAP2 gene encoding arf-GAP with GTPase, ANK repeat and PH domain-containing protein 2 isoform X3; protein product: MHAQRQLAVAAVRAEVRRHEVAKQSLSRLRKLAERVGDPELRDSIQASLDSVREAVVNSQEWTLSRSIPELRLGVLGDTRSGKSSLIHRFLTGSYQVLEKTESEQHKKEMLVDGQTHLVLIREEAGAPDAKFSGWADAVILVFSLEDENSFQAVSRLHGQLSSLRGEGRGGLALALVGTQDRISASSPRVVGDARARALCADMKRCSYYETCATYGLNVDRVFQEVAQKVVTLRKQQQLLAACKSLPSSPSHSAASTPVAGQASNGGHTSDYSSSLPSSPNVGHRELRAEAAAVAGLSTPGSLHRAAKRRTSLFANRRGSDSEKRSLDSRGETTGSGRAIPIKQSFLLKRSGNSLNKEWKKKYVTLSSNGFLLYHPSINDYIHSTHGKEMDLLRTTVKVPGKRPPRAISAFGPSASINGLVKDMSTVQMGEGPEATTPTPSPSPSPSSLQPPPDQTSKHLLKPDRNLARALSTDCTPSGDLSPLSREPPPSPMVKKQRRKKLTTPSKTEGSAGQAEEENFEFLIVSSTGQTWHFEAASFEERDAWVQAIESQILASLQCCESSKVKLRTDSQSEAVAIQAIRNAKGNSTCVDCGAPNPTWASLNLGALICIECSGIHRNLGTHLSRVRSLDLDDWPRELTLVLTAIGNDMANRVWESDTRGRTKPTRDSSREERESWIRAKYEQLLFLAPLDTPEEPLGRQLWAAVQAQDVAAVLLLLAHARHGPLDTSVEDPQLRSPLHLAAELAHVVITQLLLWYGADVAARDAQGHTALFYARQAGSQLCADILLQHGCPGEGGSTATTPSAATTPSITATPSPRRRSSAASMGRADAPVALV